Proteins co-encoded in one Brassica rapa cultivar Chiifu-401-42 chromosome A02, CAAS_Brap_v3.01, whole genome shotgun sequence genomic window:
- the LOC103851813 gene encoding inositol oxygenase 5, protein MIIPLENPVLVHEDFGKQKKTEELQLDNIIPTSKTSSDDDVFLAPEVNAFGRQFRDYADANNERQKSVEEFYKTQHTNQSLDFVKKMRHEYGKLDKMVMNIWECCELLNEVVDESDPDLDEPQIQHLLQSAEAIRKDYPDEDWLHLTALIHDLGKVLTLPQFGGLPQWAVVGDTFPVGCAFDESNIHHKYFMENPDFNNPNYNTKTGIYSEGCGLENVFMSWGHDDYMYLVAKENGSTLPSAGLFIIRYHSFYPLHKAGGYTHLLNEGDKDNLKWLHVFNKYDLYSKSKVQVDVEKVKPYYMSLIKKYFPEDLRW, encoded by the exons atgATTATCCCTCTCGAAAACCCTGTTTTGG TGCATGAAGATTTTGGGAAACAAAAGAAGACCGAAGAGTTACAACTGGACAACATAATTCCAACGTCGAAGACATCATCGGACGATGATGTGTTTTTGGCCCCTGAGGTGAACGCATTTGGTCGTCAGTTCAG AGACTACGCGGATGCGAACAACGAGAGGCAGAAGAGCGTCGAGGAGTTCTACAAAACACAGCACACTAACCAAAGTTTAGACTTT GTAAAGAAAATGAGGCACGAGTATGGAAAACTGGACAAGATGGTGATGAACATTTGGGAATGTTGTGAACTTCTTAACGAAGTGGTGGACGAGAGTGATCCTGATCTTGATGAACCACAAATTCAGCATTTGCTTCAATCGGCTGAAGCAATCCGTAAAGACTATCCTGACGAAGATTGGCTCCATCTCACTGCCCTTATCCATG ATCTTGGGAAGGTTCTTACTCTTCCACAATTTGGAGGGCTTCCTCAGTGGGCTGTTGTTG GTGACACATTTCCTGTTGGGTGTGCTTTTGATGAATCTAACATACACCACAAG tATTTTATGGAAAACCCTGATTTTAACAACCCAAATTATAATACCAAAACTGGGATTTATTCTGAAGGATGTGGACTAGAAAATGTTTTCATGTCATGGGGGCATGATGATTACATGTACCTG GTGGCCAAGGAGAACGGAAGCACTTTGCCATCCGCGGGATTGTTTATCATCCGATACCATTCCTTTTACC CATTGCACAAGGCTGGAGGTTACACTCACCTTTTGAACGAGGGAGACAAGGATAATCTCAAATGGCTCCATGTTTTCAa CAAGTACGACTTATACAGCAAGAGCAAAG